The proteins below come from a single Nocardioides eburneiflavus genomic window:
- a CDS encoding serine hydrolase domain-containing protein, whose translation MSAGSALATQAGALLGSKHPTYVVALVTPGDDEVDAVGAGVHGDVELGSVSKGVTGLLWRDAITRGELADDAVLGDHLDVPAALAGIRLSALATHTSGLPRLAGGADVLARTWQLWRSGRNPYREDLAGLLARLDGVVPGRTGPSYSNLGFQLLGHAVAAAAATTYADLVATRIAAPLGLVDTYVPTSTDELRPGAVAPRNRAGREVEPWANVALAPAGGVRSSATDLAVLLRAMLEGTVAGAEALEPVAPFTGRMRIGAGWLTGPLLRRTVTWHNGGTGGFRSFVAIDREHGVGVALVSASTRSVDGAAARLLAEAGDRT comes from the coding sequence GTGAGCGCCGGCAGCGCCCTGGCCACGCAGGCGGGCGCGCTCCTCGGGAGCAAGCACCCGACGTACGTCGTCGCGCTGGTGACGCCGGGGGACGACGAGGTCGACGCGGTCGGAGCCGGGGTGCACGGCGACGTCGAGCTCGGCTCGGTGAGCAAGGGCGTCACCGGGCTGCTGTGGCGCGATGCGATCACCCGCGGCGAGCTCGCCGACGACGCCGTCCTCGGCGACCACCTCGACGTCCCCGCGGCCCTCGCGGGGATCCGGCTGTCCGCCCTCGCCACCCACACCTCCGGGCTGCCCCGGCTCGCCGGCGGCGCCGACGTGCTGGCGCGCACGTGGCAGCTGTGGCGCTCGGGGCGCAACCCCTACCGCGAGGACCTGGCGGGCCTCCTGGCCCGGCTCGACGGCGTCGTCCCCGGCAGGACCGGCCCGTCCTACTCCAACCTCGGCTTCCAGCTTCTCGGGCACGCAGTGGCCGCGGCCGCGGCGACGACGTACGCCGACCTGGTCGCGACGCGCATCGCCGCCCCGCTCGGGCTGGTCGACACCTACGTCCCGACCTCCACCGACGAGCTGCGGCCCGGAGCCGTCGCACCCCGCAACCGCGCGGGACGCGAGGTCGAGCCGTGGGCCAACGTCGCGCTCGCCCCGGCCGGGGGAGTGCGGTCCTCGGCCACCGACCTGGCGGTGCTGCTGCGGGCCATGCTCGAGGGCACGGTCGCAGGTGCCGAGGCCCTGGAGCCGGTCGCGCCGTTCACCGGCCGGATGCGCATCGGCGCGGGATGGCTGACCGGTCCGTTGCTGCGGCGCACGGTGACGTGGCACAACGGCGGCACGGGCGGCTTCCGGTCGTTCGTCGCGATCGACCGTGAGCACGGCGTCGGGGTGGCGCTGGTCAGCGCGTCCACCCGGTCCGTCGACGGCGCCGCCGCTCGGCTGCTGGCCGAGGCGGGTGATCGGACGTGA
- the mnmA gene encoding tRNA 2-thiouridine(34) synthase MnmA — protein MARVVAAMSGGVDSAVAAARAVEAGHEVTGVHLALSRNPASYRSGARGCCTIEDSNDARRAADVIGIPFYVWDLSERFHEDVVEDFMDEYAAGRTPNPCLRCNEKIKFAAVLDRALALGFDAVATGHYAQLRTGADGLIEMHRATDHAKDQSYVLGVLDQQQLRHSLFPLGDTDKPAVRREAEARGLLVADKPDSHDICFVADGDNAGWLREKLGDRAPNHGGSIVDATTGEEVGSHAGTYAFTIGQRRGLRLGVPAADGKPRFVLDIEPVSGTVTVGPRERLAVDHVSGIRPRWCGTVPERVDGTVQLRAHGAEHRAVVAVSGDRVEIDLLEPAEGIAPGQAAVIYDGTRVVGSATISATRPVTAR, from the coding sequence ATGGCCCGTGTGGTGGCCGCCATGTCGGGCGGCGTGGACTCCGCCGTCGCCGCGGCCCGGGCCGTCGAGGCGGGGCACGAGGTGACCGGCGTGCACCTCGCGCTCAGCCGCAACCCGGCGTCCTACCGCTCCGGTGCGCGCGGCTGCTGCACCATCGAGGACAGCAACGACGCGCGTCGCGCCGCCGACGTCATCGGCATCCCGTTCTACGTCTGGGACCTCTCCGAGCGCTTCCACGAGGACGTGGTCGAGGACTTCATGGACGAGTACGCCGCCGGGCGGACGCCGAACCCGTGCCTGCGCTGCAACGAGAAGATCAAGTTCGCGGCCGTGCTCGACCGCGCGCTGGCGCTGGGCTTCGACGCCGTCGCCACGGGCCACTACGCACAGCTGCGCACCGGGGCCGACGGCCTCATCGAGATGCACCGGGCGACCGACCACGCCAAGGACCAGTCCTACGTCCTCGGGGTGCTCGACCAGCAGCAGCTGCGCCACTCGCTGTTCCCCCTGGGCGACACCGACAAGCCCGCGGTGCGCCGCGAGGCCGAGGCCCGCGGGCTGCTGGTCGCCGACAAGCCCGACTCGCACGACATCTGCTTCGTCGCGGACGGCGACAACGCGGGCTGGCTGCGCGAGAAGCTCGGCGACCGCGCCCCCAACCACGGGGGCTCGATCGTCGACGCCACGACGGGGGAGGAGGTCGGCAGCCACGCCGGCACCTACGCCTTCACCATCGGCCAGCGCCGCGGGCTCCGGCTCGGCGTCCCCGCCGCCGACGGCAAGCCGCGCTTCGTCCTCGACATCGAGCCCGTCAGCGGCACCGTCACCGTCGGGCCGCGCGAACGGCTCGCGGTCGACCACGTGTCGGGCATCCGGCCGCGCTGGTGCGGCACGGTGCCCGAGCGGGTCGACGGCACGGTGCAGCTGCGCGCCCACGGCGCCGAGCACCGTGCTGTCGTGGCGGTCTCGGGCGACCGCGTGGAGATCGACCTGCTCGAGCCGGCCGAGGGCATCGCGCCCGGCCAGGCGGCGGTGATCTACGACGGCACCCGCGTCGTCGGCTCCGCCACGATCTCGGCCACCCGCCCGGTGACGGCCCGGTGA
- a CDS encoding cysteine desulfurase family protein, whose protein sequence is MKQPLVYLDHAATTPMLPVAVEAMTRQLTGVGNASSLHASGRGARRVVEESRETIARVIGARPGDVVFTSGGTESDNLAIKGIFWSRRAEDPRRTRILSSAIEHHAVLDPLHWLAESDGADVELLPVTSEGVLDLESLRDSVARDPGSVALISVMWANNEVGSLQPIDEVVALAAEHAIPVHTDAVQALGQVPVDFAASGVDALTFTGHKVGGPYGVGALVVRRDLAVSALVHGGGQERDIRSGTLDVPAIASLAAAVEESVKHQHEHAVRVAALRNDLVRRVVEVVPDAHLHGTPPGPLRLPGNAHIGFPGCEGDSLLMLLDARGIECSTGSACSAGVPQPSHVLLAMGCDDDQARHSLRFSLGHTTTRDDVDRLVEAIGPVVERARAARAR, encoded by the coding sequence ATGAAGCAGCCGCTCGTCTACCTCGACCACGCCGCGACCACGCCCATGCTGCCGGTCGCGGTCGAGGCGATGACGCGGCAGCTCACCGGGGTGGGCAACGCCAGCTCGCTGCACGCCTCCGGCCGCGGCGCCCGCCGCGTGGTCGAGGAGTCGCGCGAGACGATCGCCCGCGTCATCGGCGCGCGCCCGGGTGACGTGGTCTTCACCTCGGGCGGCACCGAGTCCGACAACCTCGCGATCAAGGGCATCTTCTGGTCGCGACGGGCGGAGGACCCGCGCCGCACGCGCATCCTGTCGAGCGCGATCGAGCACCACGCGGTGCTCGACCCGCTGCACTGGCTGGCGGAGAGCGACGGCGCGGACGTCGAGCTGCTCCCGGTGACCTCCGAGGGCGTGCTGGACCTCGAGTCCCTCAGGGACTCGGTGGCCAGGGACCCCGGCTCGGTCGCCCTGATCTCGGTGATGTGGGCCAACAACGAGGTCGGCTCGCTGCAGCCGATCGACGAGGTCGTGGCGCTCGCGGCAGAGCACGCGATCCCCGTCCACACCGACGCGGTGCAGGCTCTCGGCCAGGTGCCAGTCGACTTCGCGGCATCGGGTGTCGACGCCCTGACCTTCACCGGCCACAAGGTCGGGGGTCCCTACGGTGTGGGCGCACTCGTCGTACGCCGCGACCTGGCCGTGAGCGCGCTCGTGCACGGCGGCGGGCAGGAGCGCGACATCCGCAGCGGCACCCTCGACGTGCCCGCCATCGCGAGCCTCGCCGCCGCGGTCGAGGAGTCGGTCAAGCACCAGCACGAGCACGCCGTGCGCGTCGCCGCCCTCCGCAACGACCTCGTGCGCCGCGTGGTCGAGGTCGTCCCGGACGCCCACCTCCACGGCACGCCGCCCGGGCCGTTGCGGCTGCCCGGCAACGCCCACATCGGCTTCCCCGGCTGCGAGGGCGACTCCCTGCTGATGCTGCTCGACGCGCGTGGCATCGAGTGCTCCACCGGCTCGGCCTGCTCCGCCGGCGTGCCACAGCCCTCCCACGTCCTGCTCGCCATGGGCTGCGACGACGACCAGGCGCGCCACTCGCTCCGCTTCTCGCTCGGCCACACCACCACCCGCGACGACGTCGACCGGCTCGTCGAGGCGATCGGGCCGGTCGTGGAGCGGGCCCGCGCCGCGCGAGCACGCTGA
- a CDS encoding basic secretory protein-like protein: MRASRAWFACLLLLPTVACQGGTPPPAEPSHPGLPARSAPPAGMDESLRDAALELVETREQALVDGDRDAFLATIDPSAEEFARTQARWWDNVARLPATEMALALGDEGVMTRVHGEGDLQLPIDFTMRLDGYDEHAVTQPLIYTFVGDEDEVLLTSDRNLQNDALTGWLPAPWDVTSITVEESDGVLGVFDDETKDQAAELQDAIVAARDAIEPLVPPWSGRVVAYDISDVDAIDKMSSMSIDRTAGIAFPVMARLGGKKVAAHRFAVNPVHTDGEEWRGILLRHELVHVALGSSDNGSPRWLSEGVADYVAYSAAYDVDQRRRGLAQQLGSMAPRSLPTGRDFYQGRSRLNYALAHLACAYLTSTRGDDVLWDLMGSFRRRGAPFPADVEARVRAELGMSTKEIVADALAWARSA; encoded by the coding sequence GTGCGCGCATCCCGGGCCTGGTTCGCCTGCCTCCTCCTGCTGCCGACGGTCGCGTGCCAGGGCGGTACGCCCCCACCGGCCGAGCCCAGCCACCCGGGGCTCCCGGCACGCTCCGCACCCCCCGCCGGCATGGACGAGTCGCTCCGCGACGCGGCGCTGGAGCTCGTCGAGACCCGTGAGCAGGCCCTGGTCGACGGAGACCGCGACGCCTTCCTCGCCACCATCGACCCGTCGGCCGAGGAGTTTGCGAGGACGCAGGCCCGGTGGTGGGACAACGTCGCCCGCCTGCCGGCCACCGAGATGGCCCTCGCGCTCGGCGACGAGGGCGTGATGACCCGCGTCCACGGCGAGGGCGACCTCCAGCTGCCGATCGACTTCACGATGCGCCTCGACGGCTACGACGAGCACGCCGTGACCCAGCCGCTGATCTACACCTTCGTGGGCGACGAGGACGAGGTGCTGCTCACCAGCGACCGCAACCTCCAGAACGACGCGCTCACGGGCTGGCTGCCCGCGCCGTGGGACGTCACCTCGATCACCGTCGAGGAGTCCGACGGGGTGCTCGGTGTCTTCGACGACGAGACGAAGGACCAGGCCGCGGAGCTGCAGGACGCCATCGTCGCGGCGCGCGACGCCATCGAGCCGCTCGTGCCGCCGTGGTCCGGGCGGGTCGTCGCCTACGACATCAGCGACGTCGACGCCATCGACAAGATGAGCTCGATGTCGATCGACCGGACGGCCGGCATCGCGTTCCCGGTGATGGCGCGGCTGGGTGGCAAGAAGGTCGCGGCCCACCGCTTCGCGGTCAACCCCGTCCACACCGACGGCGAGGAGTGGCGGGGCATCCTCTTGCGCCACGAGCTCGTGCACGTCGCGCTCGGGTCCTCCGACAACGGCAGCCCGCGGTGGTTGAGCGAGGGCGTGGCGGACTACGTCGCCTACTCGGCTGCCTACGACGTCGACCAGCGTCGCCGCGGCCTCGCCCAGCAGCTCGGGTCGATGGCACCGCGGAGCCTGCCGACGGGGCGCGACTTCTACCAGGGTCGGTCCCGGCTCAACTACGCGCTCGCCCACCTCGCCTGCGCCTACCTCACCAGCACGCGCGGCGACGACGTGCTGTGGGACCTGATGGGCAGCTTCCGGCGCAGGGGCGCCCCGTTCCCCGCCGACGTGGAGGCCCGGGTCCGGGCGGAGCTCGGCATGTCGACCAAGGAGATCGTGGCCGACGCCCTCGCCTGGGCGCGGTCGGCCTGA
- a CDS encoding nucleotidyltransferase domain-containing protein produces MGEREPLHRTAEEVAEDEEFFRWYGRWAPLDPAGVVELMAGFERPWWIVGGWSIEAYTGRPREHEDVDVSILGCDLGAFRAHVGADWNLWSNHGGTLRPFNDRHPEVLDVGSQVWIRRSASDPWVVDMVPTPDRDGLWTSKRDPDIVLPLDDVTWVAGDGVRYQRPEVTLHYKAALHRPKDDRDLAVTWPLLDPQAQAWLADVVRRLHPDHPWLGLMA; encoded by the coding sequence ATGGGCGAGCGTGAGCCACTGCACCGCACGGCGGAGGAGGTCGCGGAGGACGAGGAGTTCTTCCGGTGGTACGGGCGGTGGGCGCCGCTCGACCCGGCCGGCGTCGTCGAGCTCATGGCCGGCTTCGAGCGGCCGTGGTGGATCGTGGGCGGATGGTCCATCGAGGCGTACACCGGTCGCCCGCGCGAGCACGAGGACGTCGACGTCTCGATCCTCGGCTGCGACCTCGGGGCCTTCCGCGCGCACGTCGGCGCCGACTGGAACCTCTGGAGCAACCACGGTGGGACGTTGCGGCCCTTCAACGACCGGCACCCCGAGGTGCTCGACGTGGGCAGCCAGGTCTGGATCCGGCGGAGCGCCTCGGACCCGTGGGTGGTGGACATGGTCCCGACCCCCGACCGCGACGGCCTCTGGACCAGCAAGCGCGATCCGGACATCGTCCTGCCCCTCGACGACGTGACGTGGGTCGCCGGGGACGGCGTGCGCTACCAGCGGCCGGAGGTCACGCTGCACTACAAGGCGGCGCTGCACCGGCCCAAGGACGACCGCGACCTGGCGGTGACCTGGCCGCTCCTCGATCCGCAGGCGCAGGCGTGGCTCGCCGACGTCGTACGCCGCCTCCACCCCGACCACCCGTGGCTGGGGCTGATGGCCTGA
- the proB gene encoding glutamate 5-kinase has protein sequence MTTDRSALVGAARRVVVKVGSSSLTTAAGGIDPARVRQLVEVLAAARDGGAEVVLVSSGAIAAGLAPLGLKRRPRGLAAQQAAASVGQGLLAHRYQEEFARHGIVTGQVLLTVDDVTRRAHYRNAHQTFAKLLELGVVPIVNENDTVATSEIRFGDNDRLAALVAHLVHADLLVLLSDVDGLYDGPPWRSGSRLVPVVRSEKDLASVTIGSVGAAGVGTGGMTTKVDAARIATGAGIDVVLTSAEQAAAALAGAEVGTLFEATGKRRPTRLLWLAHATSGQGTLTLDAGAVRAVVERRASLLAAGVTAVGGSFVAGDAVDLLDPAGAVVARGLVNFDADELPALLGRSTKELKAALGAAYEREVIHRDDLVLL, from the coding sequence GTGACGACTGACCGCTCGGCCCTGGTCGGCGCCGCCCGCCGGGTCGTGGTCAAGGTCGGCTCGTCGTCGCTGACCACCGCAGCCGGCGGCATCGACCCGGCGCGCGTGCGCCAGCTGGTCGAGGTGCTGGCCGCCGCGCGCGACGGCGGAGCAGAGGTCGTCCTCGTCTCGTCGGGCGCCATCGCCGCCGGCCTCGCGCCGCTGGGGCTGAAGCGGCGCCCGCGGGGTCTCGCGGCGCAGCAGGCTGCCGCGTCCGTGGGGCAGGGCCTGCTGGCCCACCGCTACCAGGAGGAGTTCGCCCGGCATGGCATCGTCACCGGCCAGGTCCTGCTGACCGTCGACGACGTCACCCGGCGCGCCCACTACCGCAACGCCCACCAGACCTTCGCCAAGCTGCTCGAGCTCGGCGTCGTGCCGATCGTCAACGAGAACGACACCGTCGCCACCTCGGAGATCCGCTTCGGTGACAACGACCGGCTCGCCGCGCTCGTCGCGCACCTGGTCCACGCCGACCTCCTCGTGCTGCTCTCCGACGTCGACGGCCTCTACGACGGGCCGCCCTGGCGGTCCGGTTCGCGCCTCGTCCCGGTCGTACGCTCGGAGAAGGACCTCGCGTCGGTGACCATCGGGTCCGTCGGCGCAGCCGGCGTCGGCACCGGAGGCATGACGACCAAGGTCGACGCCGCCCGGATCGCCACCGGCGCCGGCATCGACGTGGTGCTGACATCGGCCGAGCAGGCTGCGGCCGCCCTCGCCGGCGCGGAGGTCGGGACGCTGTTCGAGGCGACCGGAAAGCGCCGCCCGACGCGGCTGCTGTGGCTGGCCCACGCGACCTCGGGCCAGGGCACGCTGACCCTGGACGCCGGCGCCGTACGGGCCGTGGTCGAGCGCCGGGCCTCGCTGCTGGCGGCGGGTGTGACGGCCGTCGGCGGCAGCTTCGTGGCGGGCGACGCCGTCGACCTGCTCGACCCGGCCGGGGCCGTGGTGGCCCGGGGCCTGGTGAACTTCGACGCCGACGAGCTGCCGGCGCTGCTCGGCCGCTCGACCAAGGAGCTCAAGGCCGCGCTCGGGGCGGCGTACGAGCGCGAGGTCATCCACCGCGACGACCTGGTGCTCCTGTAG
- the obgE gene encoding GTPase ObgE — protein sequence MAIPTFVDQVTLHLAAGRGGNGVASVKREKFKPLGGPDGGNGGQGGSIILQVDTSVTTLVDYHHSPKRRAENGGQGAGDHKNGGNGKDLVLTVPDGTLVKDAGGNVLADLVGHGTTMVIAQGGRGGLGNAALASSKRKAPGFALLGEPGDELAVRLELKVVADIGLVGFPSAGKSSLIAAISRARPKIAGYPFTTLIPNLGVVTAGETTFVVADVPGLIEGAAEGRGLGHDFLRHIERCAALVHVIDTASIEPGRNPLDDLEVIEGELARYGGLEDRPRLVALNKVDVPDGQDIADMVVEELRGRGLRVFEVSAASGAGLRELTFAMAEIVVASREAAPAVEPERIVIRPKAVDGGDDFTVVATEDPSAGSGQRGWRVRGTKPERWVRQTDFSNEEAVGFLADRLNRLGVEVQLARMGAQEGDTVLIGPEDNSVVFDFKPSIEAGAEMLGRRGEDERLREERPARERRRDIAEGMETKAEEEARADVARRLDEERRRKKGPNRSSGSSGVGPMAYEIGTKDDPDWDGSDD from the coding sequence ATGGCCATCCCCACGTTCGTCGACCAGGTCACGCTGCACCTCGCGGCCGGACGAGGTGGCAACGGCGTGGCCTCCGTCAAGCGGGAGAAGTTCAAGCCGCTCGGCGGCCCCGACGGTGGCAACGGCGGGCAGGGTGGGTCGATCATCCTGCAGGTCGACACCAGCGTGACCACGCTCGTCGACTACCACCACAGCCCCAAGCGGCGTGCCGAGAACGGCGGCCAGGGTGCCGGCGACCACAAGAACGGCGGCAACGGCAAGGACCTCGTCCTCACCGTCCCCGACGGCACCCTGGTCAAGGACGCCGGCGGCAACGTGCTGGCCGACCTGGTCGGCCACGGCACCACCATGGTCATCGCGCAGGGGGGACGCGGCGGGCTCGGCAACGCCGCCCTTGCCTCCTCCAAGCGCAAGGCTCCCGGCTTCGCGCTGCTCGGCGAGCCCGGCGACGAGCTCGCCGTACGCCTCGAGCTGAAGGTCGTCGCCGACATCGGCCTGGTCGGGTTCCCCAGCGCCGGCAAGTCCTCGCTGATCGCCGCGATCTCGCGGGCGCGGCCCAAGATCGCCGGCTACCCGTTCACCACCCTGATCCCCAACCTCGGCGTCGTCACCGCGGGCGAGACGACCTTCGTGGTCGCCGACGTGCCCGGCCTGATCGAGGGTGCCGCGGAGGGCCGCGGCCTCGGGCACGACTTCCTGCGCCACATCGAGCGCTGCGCCGCGCTGGTCCACGTGATCGACACGGCTTCCATCGAGCCCGGCCGCAACCCCCTCGACGACCTCGAGGTCATCGAGGGCGAGCTCGCCCGCTACGGCGGCCTCGAGGACCGGCCGCGGCTGGTCGCGCTCAACAAGGTCGACGTGCCGGACGGCCAGGACATCGCCGACATGGTGGTCGAGGAGCTGCGCGGCCGCGGGCTGCGCGTGTTCGAGGTCAGCGCTGCGTCCGGTGCCGGCCTGCGCGAGCTCACGTTCGCCATGGCCGAGATCGTCGTGGCGTCCCGCGAGGCGGCGCCCGCCGTCGAGCCCGAGCGGATCGTCATCCGGCCCAAGGCCGTCGACGGCGGCGACGACTTCACGGTCGTGGCCACCGAGGACCCTTCGGCAGGCTCAGGGCAGCGTGGCTGGCGGGTGCGCGGCACCAAGCCGGAGCGCTGGGTGCGCCAGACCGACTTCAGCAACGAGGAAGCGGTGGGATTCCTCGCCGACCGCCTCAACCGCCTCGGCGTCGAGGTCCAGCTCGCGCGGATGGGCGCCCAGGAGGGCGACACCGTCCTCATCGGTCCCGAGGACAACTCGGTCGTCTTCGACTTCAAGCCCAGCATCGAGGCCGGCGCAGAGATGCTCGGGCGGCGCGGCGAGGACGAGCGGCTGCGCGAGGAGCGGCCGGCGCGCGAGCGCCGTCGCGACATCGCCGAGGGCATGGAGACCAAGGCCGAGGAGGAGGCGCGCGCCGACGTCGCCCGCCGGCTCGACGAGGAGCGCCGCCGCAAGAAGGGTCCCAACCGCAGCTCGGGCAGCTCCGGTGTGGGACCGATGGCCTACGAGATCGGCACGAAGGACGACCCCGACTGGGACGGCAGTGACGACTGA
- the rpmA gene encoding 50S ribosomal protein L27, which yields MAHKKGAASTKNGRDSNSQRLGVKRFGGQVVGAGEIIVRQRGTHFHPGTGVGRGGDDTLFALQAGAVEFGTRRGRKVVNIVPGE from the coding sequence ATGGCTCACAAGAAGGGTGCTGCGAGCACCAAGAACGGCCGTGACTCCAACTCCCAGCGCCTCGGCGTGAAGCGCTTCGGCGGCCAGGTCGTCGGCGCGGGCGAGATCATCGTCCGCCAGCGCGGCACCCACTTCCACCCGGGCACCGGAGTGGGCCGCGGCGGCGACGACACCCTGTTCGCCCTGCAGGCCGGCGCGGTCGAGTTCGGCACCCGCCGCGGTCGCAAGGTCGTCAACATCGTCCCCGGCGAGTGA
- the rplU gene encoding 50S ribosomal protein L21 — MYAVVRSGSKQQKVAVGDVIEIDAMAAAGDTLTLPVVMVVDGDKVTATGLDKASVTVEVTGRTKGPKIIIQKYKNKTGYKKRQGHRQKYTQVKVTDISL, encoded by the coding sequence GTGTACGCAGTCGTGCGCAGTGGCAGCAAGCAGCAGAAGGTTGCCGTGGGCGACGTCATCGAGATCGACGCGATGGCCGCCGCCGGCGACACCCTCACCCTTCCTGTGGTGATGGTCGTCGACGGCGACAAGGTGACCGCGACCGGCCTGGACAAGGCGAGCGTGACCGTCGAGGTCACCGGCCGCACCAAGGGCCCGAAGATCATCATCCAGAAGTACAAGAACAAGACCGGCTACAAGAAGCGCCAGGGTCACCGCCAGAAGTACACCCAGGTCAAGGTCACCGACATCTCCCTCTGA